A window of the Sporocytophaga myxococcoides DSM 11118 genome harbors these coding sequences:
- a CDS encoding c-type cytochrome domain-containing protein codes for MKHICHILFILLFTLIVNGCNYDKFEELYPQALTKDPCDSSVASTYNLSVKYILSSNCISCHSGDVASGGIVLDNYKSVLEQAQNGALMGAVLHKGGYQPMPPGSSIPQCQIEKLQQWIDAKEPQ; via the coding sequence ATGAAACATATTTGCCATATCCTATTTATCCTCCTATTCACATTAATTGTGAATGGGTGTAATTACGACAAGTTTGAAGAGCTATATCCACAGGCTCTTACTAAAGATCCTTGCGACAGTTCAGTTGCAAGCACATACAACCTGTCTGTTAAATATATTTTATCAAGTAATTGTATCTCATGTCATAGTGGCGATGTCGCTTCCGGAGGCATAGTGCTTGATAACTACAAATCAGTTCTTGAACAAGCTCAGAACGGAGCTTTGATGGGAGCAGTCCTTCATAAAGGAGGATATCAGCCAATGCCTCCCGGCTCTTCAATCCCTCAATGTCAGATTGAAAAATTGCAACAATGGATTGATGCAAAAGAGCCACAATAA